A stretch of Phragmites australis chromosome 12, lpPhrAust1.1, whole genome shotgun sequence DNA encodes these proteins:
- the LOC133886233 gene encoding BEL1-like homeodomain protein 1 — MAAYYHSSAGTDIQASTDGLQTLYLMNPSYAGYADASAPTTTAGANMMLLNSAMSTMTPASFGHQQSPSAGQHFVGIPLQAPPSGYNLWTPATTCAADMSRPQQTPCTTGVSSVLSLSSREAPPVTVASVAGDEGKYLGASATSQGQMVMSSKYLKAAQELLDEVVSVSKGVEDAKAAAAKSAAAVKKKEDSEGVSGGGTEDGGVAKSGSAAEMSTAERQELQMKKIKLINMLDEVEQRYRQYHGQMQAVSSSFEAAAGPGSARTYTALALRTISRQFRCLRDAIAARVRAASRALGEDDADAAAGGGRHTVGSRLRYIDHQLRQQRALQQLGMMQGGAWRPQRGLPERSVSVLRAWLFEHFLHPYPKDSDKIMLAKQTGLTRSQVSNWFINARVRLWKPMVEQMYLEETKDQDGGGGNDEGKSGGGRKSGDTSNGGIDATPREDGGGAMSKAAAESASTKGVGSAHGPSLLELVGNQQTAHAGFYDDDEEEEDDGSAAPAMQRRLKKARGDEPAAAMAATFHHHMHDMAALHAQAAAAARQRHEEVSHRELLMKFMESGGGGAGARDHHQDGAYSLFAPGPYGQFTSEPFAFAGNGGVSLTLGLPHGPGAGAEQTASFLMGSSTTSDSGSHGAAGGYDMNMQSTKSFAAQLMRDFVA, encoded by the exons ATGGCTGCATACTACCACAGCAGCGCCGGCACGGACATCCAGGCCAGCACCGACGGCCTGCAGACACTGTACCTCATGAACCCGAGCTACGCCGGCTACGCCGATGCCAGCGCGCCCACGACGACGGCCGGGGCCAACATGATGCTCCTCAACTCGGCGATGAGCACCATGACCCCGGCGTCCTTCGGCCACCAGCAGTCGCCGTCGGCGGGACAGCACTTCGTCGGCATCCCTCTCCAGGCGCCGCCGTCGGGCTACAACCTGTGGACCCCGGCTACGACCTGTGCCGCTGACATGTCGCGGCCGCAGCAGACTCCCTGCACGACGGGGGTCAGCTCTGTCCTTAGCCTGTCGTCCCGCGAGGCGCCGCCGGTCACGGTGGCCTcggtggccggcgacgaggGGAAGTACCTGGGGGCGTCGGCGACGTCGCAGGGGCAGATGGTGATGAGCTCCAAGTACCTCAAGGCGGCGCAGGAGCTGCTCGACGAGGTGGTGAGCGTCAGCAAGGGCGTGGAGGACGCCAAGGCGGCCGCGGCAAAGAGCGCGGCGGcagtgaagaagaaggaggactCGGAAGGCGTGTCCGGTGGCGGCACCGAAGACGGTGGCGTGGCGAAGAGCGGCAGCGCGGCGGAGATGTCGACGGCGGAGCGGCAGGAGCTGCAgatgaagaagatcaagcttaTCAACATGCTTGATGAG GTGGAGCAGCGTTACCGGCAGTACCACGGGCAGATGCAGGCCGTTTCGTCGTCGttcgaggcggcggcggggcccgGGTCGGCGCGGACGTACACGGCGCTGGCGCTGCGCACCATCTCGCGGCAGTTCCGGTGCCTGCGGGACGCGATCGCGGCGCGGGTGCGCGCGGCGAGCCGGGCGCTCGGCGAGGACGACGCCGAcgccgcggccggcggcgggcgcCACACGGTGGGGTCGCGGCTGCGGTACATCGACCACCAGCTCCGGCAGCAACGCGCGCTGCAGCAGCTCGGCATGATGCAGGGCGGCGCGTGGCGGCCCCAGCGCGGCCTCCCCGAGCGGTCCGTCTCCGTCCTCCGCGCCTGGCTCTTCGAGCACTTCCTGCACCC ATACCCCAAGGATTCGGACAAGATCATGCTCGCCAAGCAAACCGGCCTCACCAGGAGCCAG GTGTCGAACTGGTTCATCAACGCGAGGGTGCGGCTGTGGAAGCCGATGGTGGAGCAGATGTACCTGGAGGAGACCAAGGACCaggacggcggtggcggcaacGACGAGGGGAAGTCCGGCGGTGGAAGAAAGAGTGGCGATACAAGCAATGGCGGCATCGACGCGACCCCGAgggaggatggcggcggcgccatgtcgaaggcggcggcggagagcgcGTCCACCAAGGGCGTCGGCAGTGCCCATGGCCCTTCCCTGCTCGAGCTCGTTGGGAACCAGCAGACGGCGCATGCTGGGTTCtatgatgacgatgaggaggaggaggatgacggcaGTGCTGCCCCCGCGATGCAGCGTAGGCTCAAGAAGGCGAGGGGCGACGagccggcggcggccatggcggcaACGTTCCATCACCACATGCACGACATGGCCGCGCTGCACGCGCAGGCCGCGGCGGCTGCGAGGCAACGGCACGAGGAGGTGAGCCACCGGGAGCTGCTCATGAAGTTCatggagagcggcggcggcggcgcaggcgcCAGGGACCACCACCAGGACGGCGCGTACTCCCTGTTCGCGCCGGGGCCGTACGGACAGTTCACCTCGGAGCCGTTTGCGTTCGCTGGGAACGGCGGGGTGTCGCTCACGCTCGGCCTCCCGCACGGCCCCGGCGCTGGCGCTGAGCAGACGGCGTCGTTCCTCATGGGCAGCAGCACCACCAGCGACAGCGGCAGCCACGGCGCCGCCGGTGGCTACGACATGAACATGCAGAGCACCAAGTCCTTCGCGGCTCAACTCATGAGGGACTTCGTGGCTTAG